From the Lathyrus oleraceus cultivar Zhongwan6 chromosome 3, CAAS_Psat_ZW6_1.0, whole genome shotgun sequence genome, the window AATCTCTAAGTATCTAAATACCTAATACAAAAGAGATGTGTCCAAGATCTTTCATCGCTAAACTTTTGTTAGAGATTTATCGGTTTCACACAACAATGATATATCATTGTtgactaaataaaataaaatcgaTTCATTAAACTAGGAACATAAATTTATTCCCATTGGACTTGTAAAACCCAATAGTTTTTCATAATAGACATCTCAAAACCAAACGAGACAATTACCTTATGAAATATTGTGGTATCACTAATGAGATAATTTAATTAACTCATAAATAGTTTTTATATATTCGCAAACCATAAATTTTGTATATATTGACACCAAGTTTTCTCTCATTGCACCATATTGTACTTTATAATGTCGCCATTAAAAACACTAATTTGATATCCATGTTAAGAAGCTTCAAAGTTATAAGTAGTAACAAGTGTCACAACTATCATAATAAAATCTTACGATCATCCGAATACAATTTATATTTTCAATCAATTCTTTATGACACTAGATGCCTTAATTCTTAAGgatgttgaatttgattttcAAGAATTAATTTCTTAATTTAATTGAGAGAAAGAACAATACATGGTCGAAATTTGCTATAGAAGTTAGAACCAAttcttttccagtcaattttATTCTTTGACCATATTTCTCCCCCAAACTCAATATTCTCAAGCCACATTACAATATTTGTCTCGAAATATTTCTCAAACTTTTCAACAATTCTAGATTGTCACAAGTTATGACAGAATTAACTataataatatttaaatttaaaagacAAATTGAATccatcatttaaaaaaaaataaaagaagaagTTATCATATTAAAACAAAATTTTATTCATTCAACAAATTATcttttaaatataaatttaaacTTATAATGACAATataaaaaagttaaaaataaataaataaatatcaATCTTTATCAAAATGTCATACTTTAAGTTGAAAATGTCATACTTAAATAAATCAACTTAAATTTATAATCAATAAAATATCTAAGGTATATAAATAATGTAAACAAAATGTCATACTTTATTATCATAATAtttatattataaaatatttcaacTATCAAAATTTTGATTTTATACCTAAAACATATTGTTTATATTCACCTAAGAACATTGACATAAGGTAACCAAATCTTACTTATAATTTGTTAATTATTTGTATACATAAAACAACAAATGAAAGTAACAAAGGAAATATTGAAATTCAAATATTAAAATCAACCAAAATAATTACTAGCACTCTTGTATGAATATAGTCCATCATAAAACCGACAACTCAACGCTAGCATTAAATTAATTAACTATAATATTACCCAAAATAAAAAATCAGTAATATTGAAAGCGAGTGTGTTATGTTGTTAATGTTAGTGGTGTCGTTGTTATAGTTACACTTTTAGGTAAAAAAAAATCAATGGGGCGGTGGTGGTGGAAAACGGCGGCGTTGGTCGCAATAGCCGCCTTGTTATTAAGATCTTACGGCGGAGAACTGATCGGAGTTAGTTGGGACAAAGAATCGTTGATGAAATGGATGAGTGATTTATCTGATAAATTAGGGATTTGGGCGATTCCTCTTTACATCTCAGTTCACACAATCTCCATCGCTCTTTGTTTACCTTCCGCTATTTTTCTCGAAACCGTTGCTTCTCTTCTCTTCGGATTCTTACCTTCTGTTCTCTGTGTTTTCTCTGCGAAGATCCTTGCTGCATCGCTTTCATTCTCGATTGGCAGGTAATTTATGGTTTTCGGTTGGATTTATCGGATCTAGGGTTAGATTAATCGTTTTTGTTGTTAGAGATTGTTTGAGATTTGTTAGGATTAGTTTAATTTAGTTTGATTAGTTATAATTTAGTTGTGATTAGTTGATGTTaattgtgttgtttttgtttATCTTTTCAATTGTTGTGGTGATTTGCATTTTGATGAGGAGAAAAAACGGAGCAATCAGGGTCAATTAATTTTAGAGTTAGTGCATGTTTGGTTATGCAACAATGAAAATTGATTTTGAATGAGTTAATTGTGTAGAGCCGAATGTGAAATGGATGGTTTATGTTTGAATATATTTATGTAAAAGTAAGTTTAAGACGAAGTCCATTGTAAATGTTAAGACTCAGAGCTTCAAGTTAGAGTTAATTTAGCGagtaaaaaaaattgattttgagTGAATTGGTTCTGAAAATTGATTATGGCTAAAAGTGACTTGAAGGTAAAGTGATGTATGTCCGGAGAGATTCTTGTAAAAGTGAGTTGAACTGTAGGAAAAATAATGTTTAGACTCAAAAGTTACAAATTATAGTTTCAAGCAACCAAAGATGTCAAAATCAATTTTATACATCCAAAATCAATTGTAAGTGCTCCTAGTGTGAAACCAAACATACACTTAATTCGAGAGAAAACATGAATCAATTAGGACTGCACCAAACTTGGAACCAAACGTAGGTAGTCCAATGAGAATCTATTATTTTGTAAATTATTTTTTAAGTTGGTGTTATGAAGGAAGATTTTGATATGATGAGTTCTAATTGGATGTTGGGTTAAACTAATTTGTGAGATTGTATATTCATTAAACTCTATGATGATACCTAGCGTTTTAGTTGTCAATTTGTCTTATTTAAACCAACAATTAGGTGATTAAGTAGTTATAGGTAGTTAGGAATTTAATTGATAAGTGATAACTAATAAGCTCTTAACTATTTGTCTTTGGATGTGTTCTcattgtttatttttatatttgaAAAAGTAGAATTTGAGATTGATGAGAAGTCAAATTGTATTAGAAGAGCAAGAACGGCTCTAAATTAAACCGATTAATATAGAGCAAGAACACACTCGATTGATTACGAAGTTTGGCCAACTGTGCATACGAAATTTGACAATAGTTTCCTATTATTTATGCAATGCTTAAGAGTTATAATGTATTAATGTCCATATTACAAATTTATACCTCAATTGTGTGCCCACTTATCAGCAATATGAGCCATACTCAATAGATAGGGTGATGAAGAGTAAGCTCTACTCTACATAAGCTGTGTCCATAACCTAAATTAAAATAAACTGAAAAGGGAAAAAGACCTATGGACATATCACATATTGATTTTGCAAGTCTTTCCCAACGCTATAGTGTCTATGTCATTAAGTAAGCCTAGATAAGCTCTATTGTACATCAATTTATAGGCCGTTGGAAATTGTGGTCTCGCTATTGGAATTAAAATTGAAGTCTATGTTTATATGATATCAGGGTTTTTAATATGCTACTGCAGTTTTCAtctttataatttatttattttgctTTAAATTTTCAAAGTTATTCACCTCAATTTCTGAAATCAAATGATTGGTTAAAACAATTTTGAGATGAAAGCTTACAGAAGCAGAGGGAATAAGAAATTCTCTTTTGTTGTGAGTCACCAATCTTGTTTATCACGATAACTCTACAAACAGAATTGGAATTTTGATTTCCTAATATTGTGTCTAGGAAAGGACTGCTGGAACATTAGGATCTTAGTATATTTGTTTTTTCGTTGATGTTAGACTTTGGGCCCTTTTTTGAAGCATCTTTTGTGCAAATATTCTATGGTATTGTAGGGTACTGGTGTGCTTACTTTTGTTTTGTATACAGAAACTATATTCTTGTCTTTGGTCTTTCTGGTTACTTTTTCACTTTGCATATAAATAAAACTTTTTCTCTTACATGAGTCAAATAATGAGAGGAATTTGTAAACTTTTGCTCAATCATGTTAAAGAATAATTAGTGTTTTCTTGCACATGGTTAATTTCATAAATCAGAATATTTAATTTTAGGAAATTGTTTATCAAATATCTAATGTTGACTGTTGTGTTTAGTTCAATGTTGTTTTTTGTAATTATATTCAATTTTCCTTACAATTTTGTTGAAAATTTTGATTAGTTGGTAGAAAGTCTTGAAAACCAAAGCCCCTATTGGTGATATTAGATTTAAACATTTGTGTGTTCTTTTCGGATTTGACTCTTGTGACACATCTTTGGAATGGGAAGAGTTATATGTTGTCCTCTTTAGGTTGGCCTTAAAACATGTTTAGTCCAAACTCTTTATAGCGACATCGAAATCGAAATTCATGGAATCCGTTGTCATGTTTAGTTATTGCTTATTTGACCTCACTTCGAATAGCTGAAATGAACTGCCATTGTATGAAAGACTATAAAGGGTAGTTTATTGGACAATGAGGCAGCTGTGTGAAACTATGCTAGTTTAACATGTCTATTCTAATAGTACCATTATGTAGCACCAACACTTCATATTAAATACATGTCTGGTGTCCGACACGTATTGGTGTCGACGTGTCAGTCTCGTATTCATATGAGTTTCTTATAAGTAAAAACTTACAAGGACATCCATATGTTAATGATGTATTCTTCATTCAATTTTCTATGTGTAATTAGTCCTGTTAAATAATTATCGATGTTGACATATAAATTTGGTGTCTGGTGTTTGTGACAGTGTCAGTCCTTTTCAAGTAAAAGCTAACAAGGACACACACTCTCATGTGTTAATGATGTTTGTCCATTAGATGTTCTATGTGTAACTCAATCCTCTTTTTATCTTTCCTTATCTGTTCTGAATTTGTCATTTTGGCTTCTTCAGGTTAGTATTCAGGAATTCAAGTTCAGCAATGGACTGGGCTCAAAGAAACAAATATTTTAAAATCCTCTCAAACGGAGTTGCGCGAGATGGTTGGAAGTTTGTTCTTCTCGCCCGATTCTCACCCGTGCCTTCCTATATTATTAACTACACCTTAGCTGCAACTGAAGTTAGGTTCTTTTTGGATTTTCTTCTTCCCACCGTTGTCGGATGCCTCCCCATGATCTTGCAGAATACATCTATCGGAAGCCTTGCCGGTGCAGCTGTTTCCACAGCATCTGGCTCTAAGAAATCTCAATTTTGGTCTTACTTTTTCCCCATAGTTGGTATTTTATCTAGTGTACTTATTTCTTTGAGAATTAAGAAGTATTCATCCCAAATTTCAGTACCCGAAATCTCTTCCGACAAAGATAACACCGTTGAGTCAAAATAGTAAAACTGTATCAACCGAATTGTATTTATGAGAGACAATAGCGAAGAAGACTGTATTTTGGCATGATTGTCATTTTGGTATGACTTTTTCTTGTTATGACTTGATCTTCATTTAATCTGGTAGTTGAACTTCATTTAGGTTATGTGGACTTTTGGCTATGTTAATGGAGTTAAGGTGTTTGATGAGTCTTGATGGTTAGTGTAGGGCACCAATATTTTTCCAACTAAAACTCAGATCTGAAATCTTGCAGTAGAATACAAGGCATTTTGTAAAATTCAATGTTTTAAAAATTGACCCGAACCAGTTATGCATGTTTAAACTACATCTCGTTGTTTTGTCGGTTGGTTTTGAATCAGATTTGAGAGGCTTGTTAGTTAAAATGgtttgtttttaattttattttataatacttttttattttaaatttattagTGATCCAATTCAAATGTGAAATAATTGAATCAATTTAAACTACAATGGTTGTATAGTATTGTCGGTCCTATTCTTAAAATGTGGTACTATCAAATTACTACTTCGTTTGAGTACACTGCATCTAACCTGGACTagatttttttatatattttttttattctttGTAAATTGACATATATTTATATTCTTTGTATAGGAAGATATTTGTTTCAATGGTACTAGTTTATTAGTAACTATTAATGTGGGAAAATGAAAAGCCACCAACCTGCCATTACCCTTAAACGAGTGAATTGTACAGTGGCACACTGCATCAAATAAATGCCTGTACAAATACAACTGTAAATAATTGGCAACACGTTTGGCTTTATTAAGTATGAACGAATGGTACACTGCTACACGGACAAAAAATATTAAAGGAAAAAAGTGTATTTTAGTTATTTATCCTAGTGGGGAAAAAAAGAGAGCTATATCCATTACTATTGAGAAAAAAGTGCAGAAGTGGGTTCAGATTAATTTCAATTAAATCCACCGCCATATTAGTTGTTGTTTTGGTGGTGGAATATGAGAAATAGATGGCGTGTTACTAGTTACCAGCTACTACCGGAATAGACACCATTGTCCAAATTCATAACTCTATAATAACTCCCTAGTAGTACTTTTCTTTAAGAAGACTATgcaaagattttttttttatcatttcaaataaaaaattgatttaaataattatttcaaaatattatttaaatttaaaattatttcaaataatttcataaaaaaatgagattttttttaaaattgaaattctgactatattttaaattttaataatgttaaaattaattttttaatttataaaaaaaataattttaaaaaactcttgatattttttttcttcataaaatcatttttgaaaatattttctcTTAACAAATCGGTTTTATATTAAATTATTTTCAAATAGGAATCTACActaatatataatattatttttaatgatataattttattatcattttaataatattatttaaatttaaatatttgTTTGGATCCCTACAAATATTAGagtttgttgaattgtaattccttgtgcTGAAGCAGGTTGTTCGACAGAACAAGAAGTGTCAAACCATCTAatgtgttgagttgtgttagtgtcgaagtgtcgaagcatgttgcttcacataAGATTTCGACTTAGGTTTATTTTAatagtgttagctattttggatttttatagtttttggttttgacttgaggtccaagttaacctaaatctataaatagagagagtaacccttatttttgtaaatgaagtgaatagagtattcataactttgtattcacagtatttgtagttgcaaagtgaataagaagtttttcacagtttgtgggcagagagaaactcttTAGAATTTAATTCATCTTCTCCTTCAttgttctttactttctttctttcttcattgttcttctcttttcgttgttattgtgtgagtgataacaatcttgttcatcaagattgattgaaattctccataggttttgggggatttccaacatctggtaccaagagctccggtttaatcgatttgtgggaagaaaatcaccatgacAATAATCATCCAAACGGGTATTTTTCAGCAAATCttccgattctcaagaacaacaaatgggagaattggtgcaagcagataaataTTGTGTTTCGTTATCAAGgtctttgggatcttgtgaaggaaggagtaacaacgcttgcagaaaaTGCGACAaatcaagaaaaggctgcacataaagaatcgaagaagaaagattataaagctctctttatgatccatcaatgtgttgatgcaaatgactttgaaaaggttagtgatgcggagttagcgaaagaagcatgggaaattctggagaaatcatttggaggcgtggagaaggtgaaagaggtgaggttacaaactcacaaaagaacatATGAATTGCTTTAGATGGAAGACAAcgaaagcataactgatttcttcatCAGGGTTACAAAActagtgaatcaaatcaaggtatgtggaaaagtgttgacatcaagatctattGGTGGAAAGATCTCGAGGTCGTTGGCTTCAAAGTTCGACCACGTGATAGTAGgcatagaagagtcgaaagatttgtcagaattgacaaaggaagagcttcaagggacgcttgaatctcatgaacaaagaatgactgaaagagttgtaggaaagtcgaagagtgatatgaCTTTGCAGACTCAatcagaaaagaaagaaaaggcaaaggaagctggaaCGGAAACAAAGGCAGAGGAGATTACAACAATTCAACTGGTCGAAATCaacaagaaggaaactggtcgaatcagagaaaaccctaaaatcaaggcaaccaaagaggtggtgttgcaggtagaggaagaggtggtggtcaaaagccaaataagagtcacattcaatgttacaattgtcaaaggtatggtcattattctagtgattgtccagaaaagcagaagaatcaagaaacttatacaaagctggtgaaacatgaagaagaagagacgttgttgatggttacaacaagagattAATAGAGATTtaaggaccagtggtacttggactcaagatgctcatcacatatgtctggaaggaaatattggtttgtcaacataaagtcctcgatgaagaacatggtaaaatttgtaaatgacaacactctagcagtTGAAGGTGTTTGTGATGTTCTGGttatgaggaaagatggaaagaggtcagtaatttcaaatgtgttgtacataccaggcatgaagatcaatttgctcagcatagggtAGTTAGTCGAAAATAACTATAAGGTGTagatcgaagacaagatgatgatAGTTCTTGACTtaaatggaaggttgatcttggaggctccaatgtctcagaatagaaccttcaagattgagcttaatgtgatggagcataagtgtcTTGCAATAGCAGCCAACAtagatgaatggatatggcattatagacttggtcacctcaatttcaaagacatcagagatttgtCTAGAAaaaatatggtttcaggattactAGAAATCGGTATTCCAAACAAAGTATGTGAAGAATGCATGCACGCCACGCAACATAAGAgcaacttcagtaaggatgcaggaagtaggggtggcaaacgggcatgcccgccccaTTTAGGCTCGCCCCGCAAAAGCTCACAAAAAAatggggcggggcggggcggtcatagttgaggatgtgggcctaaaacttaaacccgccccgcaaaaaagtgagggcggggcggggaaagcccgcgggcactacactatttaagcctaaaaatgaaaaaatttatgtaaatacacgtgcccgcaaaagcccgcgaaaaaaacggggcggggcggggcggacacatttgagggtgagggcctaaatcgttggcccgccccgcacaaaagtgtgggcaaaacgggcatgccccgcgggccgagcccgttttgccacccctagcAGGAAGCAGatcgaaggcaattcttgaagtcatatactaTGATGTATGTGttcctctccaggtggattcaattggagataacaaatactttgttacattcatatatgatttcagtcgaaaactgtggtcttacTTGGTTCAAGAAaaaaagtgaagtgatcgaggtatttgccaagtttaaatctatggtcgaaagacaaaacggtcgaaagatcaagattctgaggactggtggtggtggagaatatgtaTCGAAATATTTTGATGTATTATGTGTGAAAGAGGTGATTGTGCATAtggtggtgccaccctacactctACAGTAGAATGGagttgcagaaaggaagaatagaaccatcatgaatatggttagaagtatgttgaaaggcaagcatttatccaaagaattatggggagaagttgtgtcgaatacgacatatatcctgaacagattTCTGATGAAGAAGCTATAAGGAATCacaccagaagaatgttggtttggtgtcaagcctagcttgagtcatctgagggtgtttagatctatagcacatagacatgtgccagatcagttgagaagaaaacttgaagaCAAGTCGAGTTATATGATCCTGATAagatatcattcgactggaggatacaagttgtttgacccagtgaataagcaagtagtgatcagcagggacaTGATCATAAATGAGattaaggagtgggattggactaagaatgtcaagaaagattcagtgagaatcttttgtgatgaaccagctagtgaagtcgaaagagaagttcgacaggaagaagtcagaggtgaagtaggcccaagcagacctcagagaacaagacacatgcctgcaaggttgcaagagtgtatgattacatcagatgatgttATCAATAAAGAAGGTGAGCTGATACactatgctttctacgcagatgtcgaaccagtcagtgcagttgaggcattgaaatattcgaagtggatgaaagcaatgaaCGAAAAACTtaagtcaatcgaagtcaacaacacttggtcacttgtctaattgccccaagacaagaagaCAAACGATatgaagtgggtatacaaggtgaagttgaatcccaaaggagaagtgactcgacacaaggtgAGACTtatggcgaaaggatttcttcataaagaaggaatcgacttcaATGAAGTTTTTACACGTCTTGCTAGGTtcaaaacaatcaggttggttgttggtctagcaaacatgaacaactggaagatgtgtcagatggatgtgaaatgtgcattccttaatggccccttagaagaagaaggttatgttgcacaaccagttggaTTTGTGATACAGggcgaagaaagaaaagtgtacaagctgcataaagccatgtacggacttaaacaagctccaagtGTAAGGGTAAattgtcatacaacatacaatcataggtttcgatgatgacaaattaccaccgtggatgaatcggcattgtcgattccacctctacaaaacaaatgcaacatatcacctatcatatccttttctatgttcatctaaactgttatatctcatacaacatatgtggataaaatgtggtcatgacaaaatgcatgaaaaccacaaaaatctgaatttttgcagatttgcagggtttgagtcgaccgcagggtcggcgcataacatagtgcagtttgtcacgggtcagcgcacgaaggcgtgagtcgaccacagggtcggcgcatgaaggttccactttcccacgggtcagcgcacgccgacctatggtcgacgcatactgatgtgTTTTTCAGTATGTCCAACACTACAGGCTATGCGTCGAtgcatagacctgctatggtcgaccgttcgtgcgcaaatacaacttttaagaaattcccactttgtttgaaaagctgttaagtgggttggttggtttgttactataaatagaagttcaGCTACTTGTATCATAAGCACATTtgacaaattgattcaagtgtacaaagaacaagaaaaagtgaaataggtgtccaagattcttcatcttcatcttcaacatctcacaacacatcaattacacacaaccatttttgaagtgctttgtgattggttaaaggtgataacgttcgaagccgagattggggaatccggttcgggttgaagct encodes:
- the LOC127128771 gene encoding uncharacterized protein LOC127128771 — its product is MGRWWWKTAALVAIAALLLRSYGGELIGVSWDKESLMKWMSDLSDKLGIWAIPLYISVHTISIALCLPSAIFLETVASLLFGFLPSVLCVFSAKILAASLSFSIGRLVFRNSSSAMDWAQRNKYFKILSNGVARDGWKFVLLARFSPVPSYIINYTLAATEVRFFLDFLLPTVVGCLPMILQNTSIGSLAGAAVSTASGSKKSQFWSYFFPIVGILSSVLISLRIKKYSSQISVPEISSDKDNTVESK